The following coding sequences are from one Mycolicibacterium aichiense window:
- a CDS encoding SDR family NAD(P)-dependent oxidoreductase, with amino-acid sequence MGDFSALPGTAIVVGGTGGIGAEIVRMLAARGSRVGFTYRGNASKAAELAGIGVTAEQLDITDAPEVRRVVDALAYDGGVHTVVHAAGAHVPMRHLSTVDPDRFDQQLGTDTAGFFNVVAAALPHLRSSRGSLVAVTTAATRRFAVRDGLSVAPKAAIEALIRGIAAEEGRFGVRANCVGPGMLVDGNAQRLIADGDLDEKALDAARRNTPLGRFGDAADIAEAVCFLASPRAGFITGQKLDVDGGYGV; translated from the coding sequence ATGGGCGACTTCAGCGCGCTACCGGGCACGGCCATCGTCGTCGGCGGCACCGGCGGGATCGGCGCCGAGATCGTCCGGATGCTGGCCGCGCGCGGGTCCCGGGTGGGCTTCACTTACCGCGGCAACGCAAGCAAGGCGGCGGAACTCGCGGGAATAGGCGTCACTGCCGAGCAACTCGACATCACCGACGCCCCGGAGGTGCGGCGGGTTGTCGATGCCCTTGCCTACGACGGGGGCGTGCACACCGTCGTCCATGCCGCCGGCGCGCACGTGCCGATGCGGCACCTCAGCACCGTCGATCCCGACCGGTTCGATCAGCAGCTGGGCACCGACACCGCCGGCTTCTTCAACGTCGTCGCTGCCGCCCTGCCGCACCTTCGCTCATCGCGGGGCAGTCTCGTGGCCGTCACCACCGCCGCCACGCGACGCTTCGCGGTCCGCGACGGGCTGTCGGTCGCCCCGAAGGCCGCCATCGAAGCGCTGATCCGCGGGATCGCCGCCGAGGAGGGCAGATTCGGGGTGCGCGCCAACTGCGTCGGTCCGGGGATGCTCGTCGACGGCAACGCGCAGCGACTGATCGCCGACGGCGACCTCGACGAGAAGGCGCTCGACGCCGCCCGGCGCAACACCCCGCTGGGTCGCTTCGGCGATGCCGCCGATATCGCCGAGGCAGTGTGCTTCCTGGCTTCGCCGCGCGCCGGGTTCATCACCGGCCAGAAGCTGGACGTGGACGGCGGTTACGGTGTCTGA
- a CDS encoding nuclear transport factor 2 family protein, whose product MSDRITDIHAIRDVVALYCRGIDRLDFDLVRQAYHDDGIDHHTGFDGTVGGYVSWVSKSLEYLAGTMHFIGNHHVDFVDQDTAISETYVMATHWGPPGSGRRANFTTGARYVDLMERRAGRWAIAERWAVREWTRPDVFVAPEQPGPRGTRDAADPLPVLMKRFGL is encoded by the coding sequence GTGTCTGACCGGATAACCGATATCCACGCGATCCGCGATGTGGTCGCTCTCTATTGCCGAGGCATCGACCGCCTCGACTTCGATCTTGTGCGGCAGGCCTACCACGACGACGGCATCGACCATCACACCGGTTTCGATGGAACCGTCGGCGGATACGTCTCGTGGGTGAGTAAGAGCCTCGAATATCTCGCCGGAACAATGCATTTCATCGGCAACCACCACGTCGACTTCGTCGACCAGGACACCGCCATCAGCGAGACCTACGTGATGGCAACGCATTGGGGCCCGCCGGGCTCAGGCCGGCGCGCCAATTTCACCACCGGCGCACGCTACGTCGACCTGATGGAGCGCCGAGCCGGCCGGTGGGCGATCGCTGAGCGCTGGGCGGTGCGGGAGTGGACCCGTCCGGACGTGTTCGTCGCCCCGGAACAGCCCGGACCCCGCGGCACCCGCGACGCTGCCGATCCGCTGCCCGTCCTCATGAAACGCTTTGGCC
- a CDS encoding PadR family transcriptional regulator, with protein sequence MSLRYAALGLLAQEPGSGYDLLKRFDVSMANVWPATQSQLYGELNKLANAGLIEVTDVGPRGRKEYRVTDAGRQDLLRWMTNPQDDPPYRSAELLRVFLLSEMTSEQARAYMVSVAEHAEAELTRYEQVRDCMEWGDTDVGFYGRAALEFGLRVEAMEADWARWVVKEIDRRSN encoded by the coding sequence GTGAGTCTTCGGTACGCGGCGCTGGGCCTTCTCGCCCAGGAGCCCGGCAGCGGGTACGACCTGCTCAAACGCTTCGACGTCTCGATGGCCAACGTCTGGCCGGCGACTCAGAGCCAGCTTTACGGCGAGCTCAACAAGCTCGCCAATGCGGGCCTGATCGAGGTCACCGACGTCGGCCCGCGTGGACGCAAGGAGTACCGCGTCACCGACGCCGGGCGCCAGGATCTGCTGCGCTGGATGACCAACCCCCAGGACGACCCGCCCTACCGCAGCGCCGAGTTGCTGCGGGTGTTCCTGCTCAGCGAGATGACGTCCGAGCAGGCCCGGGCCTACATGGTCTCGGTCGCCGAGCACGCCGAAGCCGAGCTCACCCGCTACGAACAGGTGCGCGACTGTATGGAGTGGGGCGACACCGACGTCGGCTTCTACGGGCGCGCGGCCCTGGAATTCGGACTGCGAGTGGAGGCCATGGAGGCCGACTGGGCGCGCTGGGTGGTCAAGGAAATCGACCGGCGATCCAACTAA
- a CDS encoding carotenoid oxygenase family protein, translated as MTDTTTDTTNLPAEGQFFQRGNYAPVPDELTEYTLPVEGAIPPELDGWYLRNGPNPREANSHWFTGDGMIHGVRIEDGAAKWYRNRWVRTDSFVDPFPLYREDGTRDLRAAVANTHVVNHAGKTLALVESSFPYEITNELETVGCYDFGGKLQNSMTAHPKICPTTGELHFFGYGSIFEPYVTYHRADANGELTVNRPLDVKAHTMMHDFAMTAEHVIFMDLPIVFNLDIAMSGEGDMPYRWDDDYGARLGVLRRDDPFGEVRWFDIDPCYVFHVANAHESVDGKSIVLQAVRYAELWRDNGGFDANAVMWSWTIDLQNGTVSERQLDDRAVEFPRIDDRLAGLPARYSVSVGDASLVRHDLTDGSAVEHRFSTGLVPGGPGEAVFVPSTSGPADESNGWYIAYVYDGARDGSDLVILDASDFAGKPVARIQLPRRVPYGFHGNWIPA; from the coding sequence ATGACGGACACCACCACCGACACAACCAACTTGCCCGCCGAAGGGCAGTTCTTCCAGCGCGGTAACTACGCGCCGGTGCCGGACGAGCTCACCGAGTACACGCTGCCCGTCGAGGGAGCGATCCCGCCCGAACTCGACGGCTGGTACCTGCGCAACGGGCCGAACCCGCGGGAGGCCAACAGTCACTGGTTCACCGGCGACGGGATGATCCACGGCGTGCGCATCGAAGATGGCGCGGCCAAGTGGTACCGCAACCGCTGGGTGCGCACCGACAGTTTCGTCGACCCGTTCCCGCTGTACCGCGAGGACGGCACTCGTGACCTGCGGGCCGCCGTCGCCAACACCCACGTCGTCAACCACGCCGGCAAGACGCTGGCGCTGGTGGAGTCCTCGTTCCCGTACGAGATCACCAACGAGCTGGAGACGGTGGGCTGCTACGACTTCGGCGGCAAGCTGCAGAACTCGATGACTGCACACCCCAAGATCTGCCCGACCACCGGGGAACTCCACTTCTTCGGGTACGGCAGCATCTTCGAGCCGTACGTCACCTACCACCGCGCCGACGCCAACGGTGAGCTGACCGTCAACCGTCCGCTGGATGTCAAGGCGCACACCATGATGCACGACTTCGCGATGACCGCCGAGCACGTGATCTTCATGGACCTGCCGATCGTGTTCAACCTCGACATCGCGATGAGCGGCGAAGGTGACATGCCATACCGGTGGGACGACGACTACGGCGCCCGGCTCGGAGTGCTGCGGCGCGACGATCCGTTCGGCGAGGTGCGGTGGTTCGACATCGACCCTTGCTACGTCTTCCATGTCGCCAACGCACACGAATCCGTTGACGGGAAATCGATTGTGCTGCAGGCCGTCCGGTACGCCGAACTCTGGCGGGACAACGGCGGATTCGACGCCAACGCGGTGATGTGGAGCTGGACGATCGACCTGCAGAACGGCACGGTCAGCGAGCGTCAGCTCGACGACCGTGCGGTGGAATTCCCGCGGATCGATGACCGGCTGGCCGGCCTGCCCGCGCGCTACTCGGTCTCCGTCGGCGACGCCAGCCTGGTCCGCCACGACCTGACCGACGGCAGCGCCGTCGAGCACCGGTTCAGCACCGGACTGGTGCCGGGCGGGCCGGGCGAGGCGGTCTTCGTCCCGTCCACATCGGGACCGGCCGACGAGAGCAACGGCTGGTACATCGCCTACGTGTACGACGGCGCGCGCGACGGAAGCGATCTGGTGATCCTGGATGCGTCGGACTTCGCGGGTAAACCGGTGGCCCGAATCCAGCTGCCGCGGCGGGTTCCATACGGCTTCCACGGCAACTGGATTCCCGCGTAG
- a CDS encoding PadR family transcriptional regulator → MNTPFPQFGGPDMGRPGFGPGFGPGFGFAPTGRGRRHGRRELRDQLREQFREHGGHHDGPPFGPRGGFGPGFGPGFGPGFGPGGGGRGGRRGHGRGRGRRGDVRAAILKLLAERPMHGYEMIQEIAERTQDLWKPSPGSVYPTLQLLADEGLLVATESEGSKKLFELTDEGRAAADKIETAPWDEITEGADPGQVNIRAAVGQLFGAVRQAAFAANPEQQQRIIDIVNNARREIYQILGESE, encoded by the coding sequence ATGAACACCCCATTTCCCCAGTTCGGAGGCCCGGATATGGGCCGCCCCGGCTTTGGTCCCGGCTTCGGTCCGGGTTTCGGTTTCGCACCCACCGGCCGTGGCCGCCGGCACGGCCGTCGCGAGCTCCGCGATCAACTGCGTGAGCAGTTCCGCGAGCATGGCGGCCACCACGACGGTCCGCCGTTCGGCCCGCGCGGCGGCTTCGGTCCCGGTTTCGGCCCGGGCTTCGGTCCCGGCTTCGGTCCCGGTGGCGGCGGACGCGGCGGTCGCCGCGGACATGGCCGCGGCCGCGGTCGTCGCGGTGACGTGCGTGCCGCGATCCTCAAGCTGCTCGCCGAGCGGCCGATGCACGGCTACGAGATGATCCAGGAAATCGCCGAGCGCACCCAGGATCTGTGGAAGCCCAGCCCCGGCTCGGTCTACCCGACTCTGCAGCTGCTGGCCGACGAAGGCCTGCTGGTGGCAACCGAATCCGAAGGCAGCAAGAAGCTTTTCGAGCTGACCGACGAAGGCCGCGCCGCCGCCGACAAGATCGAGACCGCCCCGTGGGACGAGATCACCGAAGGCGCCGACCCGGGCCAGGTCAACATCCGTGCTGCGGTAGGCCAGTTGTTCGGTGCCGTGCGGCAGGCGGCTTTCGCTGCCAACCCGGAGCAGCAGCAGCGCATCATCGACATCGTCAACAATGCGCGCCGCGAGATCTACCAGATCCTCGGCGAATCCGAGTAA